A genomic window from Elaeis guineensis isolate ETL-2024a chromosome 3, EG11, whole genome shotgun sequence includes:
- the LOC140856632 gene encoding proton pump-interactor 1-like: MVKEGIKGDNIFLAEMDSKTKTNQGQGLDGANKFVSVNGSHGVKGEGKDGGHVANANFPKDAVDVWPSPRQIHTFYFVKYRSYEDPKRKAMLEQADKEIQKKNQARFQITEALKAKRSERAQVISQLKLLTAEDKRYRMIMDEKRKEMKPFQEALGKLRTANNDVREKGMGLCSSEGELNELIQSLHYQMQHESLTLVEEKQLMKEIKRLEGTREKVIANAAMKAKIQDTLGQREAIQDQVKLLGGDIDGARKEKQAVRTKIGQLEEDLKAIDDEINSLQEELTAVNEKKDKAFETLHELKKARDEANACCFQNRSLLNSARDLAAKKDIAALQQLAHAEIEKFMSQWSSDKAFRLDYEKRILPFLDIRQLSMDGRMRNPDEKPIVSKAPPSTVPETLPAKMNVKRVEEDLNPAPLHDTDASHEVHDDGNTKSIEVASEGKMSSPMDSENIPATEKSQKESSKVEEIDNVKLKETKRDEEIAKAKLALERKKKLADKAAAKAAIRSQKEAEKKFKEKEKRARKKAGTTAPAEQTEMDVKVVEPEETNVNVDAPVSAISKEKGKPRHRNRSKGQTPLSRVVIKRKKSYSYWLWAAPVVMVALVLVLLGYFYSFGRN, translated from the exons ATG GTTAAGGAAGGAATTAAAGGAGACAATATATTTCTTGCTGAAATGGATAGCAAGACAAAAACTAATCAAGGACAGGGACTCGATGGAGCGAACAAATTTGTATCAGTGAATGGTTCACATGGAGTGAAGGGAGAGGGCAAAGATGGAGGTCATGTTGCCAATGCCAATTTCCCGAAGGATGCTGTAGACGTGTGGCCATCACCAAGGCAAATTCATACCTTCTACTTTGTCAAGTACCGTTCTTATGAAGACCCAAAACGGAAGGCAATGCTTGAACAAGCTGACAAGGAGATTCAAAAGAAGAATCAAGCTCGATTCCAGATAACTGAAGCATTAAAGGCCAAAAGG TCTGAGCGAGCACAAGTGATTTCGCAACTAAAGCTTTTGACCGCGGAGGACAAACGATACCGTATGATTATggatgagaagagaaaagaaatgaaACCTTTTCAAGAAGCTTTGGGCAAGCTGCGTACTGCAAATAATGATGTGAGAGAGAAAGGCATGGGTTTATGCTCTTCAGAGGGAGAGCTTAATGAACTT ATACAAAGCCTGCATTATCAGATGCAACATGAGAGTCTCACTTTAGTTGAGGAGAAGCAGTTGATGAAGGAGATCAAACGGCTCGAAGGAACAAGAGAAAAGGTTATTGCTAATGCTGCTATGAAAGCAAAAATTCAGGACACTTTAGGTCAGAGGGAAGCTATCcaagaccaagtcaaa TTACTAGGTGGTGACATTGATGGAGCAAGAAAGGAAAAACAAGCAGTCAGGACGAAAATCGGACAACTTGAAGAAGATCTAAAGGCCATTGATGATGAAATAAATTCCTTGCAGGAGGAGCTGACTGCTGTGAATGAGAAGAAGGACAAAGCATTTGAAACTCTCCATGAATTGAAGAAAGCACGTGATGAAGCA AATGCATGTTGCTTCCAAAACCGTTCTCTCTTAAACAGTGCCCGTGATCTTGCTGCAAAGAAGGATATAGCAGCGCTGCAACAGCTTGCTCATGCTGAG ATTGAGAAATTTATGTCACAGTGGAGCAGTGATAAAGCCTTCAGACTTGATTATGAGAAGAGGATATTGCCATTCCTTGACATTCGACAGCTTAGCATGGATGGACGGATGAGGAACCCTGATGAAAAGCCAATTGTTTCCAAGGCGCCACCATCCACAGTACCAGAGACCTTGCCAGCTAAAATGAATGTAAAGCGAGTGGAGGAGGATTTGAACCCTGCTCCGCTACATGATACTGACGCTAGTCACGaggtacatgatgatggcaatacTAAATCAATTGAGGTGGCATCAGAAGGAAAGATGAGCAGTCCTATGGACAGTGAGAACATCCCAGCAACTGAGAAATCCCAAAAAGAGTCTTCAAAAGTCGAAGAGATTGATAATGTGAAGTTGAAGGAGACGAAAAGAGACGAGGAGATTGCAAAAGCTAAGTTAgctttggagaggaagaagaagctaGCTGATAAAGCAGCAGCAAAAGCAGCAATCAGATCTCAAAAAGAAGCTGAAAAGAAATTCAAA gagaaggagaagagagctaGGAAGAAGGCGGGGACTACTGCCCCTGCTGAGCAGACTGAAATGGACGTGAAGGTCGTGGAGCCAGAAGAAACTAATGTGAATGTAGATGCCCCAGTTTCTGCAATAagtaaagaaaaaggaaaaccTAGGCATAGAAATCGCTCAAAAGGTCAGACTCCGCTCTCAAGGGTCGTCATTAAAAGGAAGAAATCATATTCATATTGGTTATGGGCTGCTCCAGTGGTAATGGTGGCTCTGGTGCTCGTGTTGTTGGGATACTTCTACTCTTTTGGGAGAAACTGA
- the LOC105048076 gene encoding LOW QUALITY PROTEIN: uncharacterized protein (The sequence of the model RefSeq protein was modified relative to this genomic sequence to represent the inferred CDS: inserted 1 base in 1 codon), which yields MWTELRFRKPSLDVLKGVLGSVFRSPRXCLNQGFWVARLYGRNFIGSAFDFGCTMEEESSSWVRRAKFSHTVCHRLDSSRLPAIPLSSQADCDAELKMNSSTSDFRKLASISSMTDRLNQKDSIQHSSSMPSFPLSSQPDSNRGFKPARSRLENSSFSFHPDQDSKWRPKSSSSKSSRSSSGQDPRLKLKTSNSCEVLDSSSVRLQLGSVSHKSGPLSDTERKPKPKQRSLSPLPATILSDAFKEGRASGRRFSTPPPSRKGSDNSIFSKLFSREARDHNALKSKSPPLSPTLEHLSSMKALDELKSKKESPWARYFDHGGGRVNAVETTNEWTVDLSQLYLGLRFASGAHSRLYHGIYQDQPVAVKIIRQPDDDENGVMAARLEKQFTREVTLLSHLHHRNVIKLAAACRKPPVFCIITEYLSQGSLRAFLRKPEHKSLPLQKLIAIALDIARGMEYVHSQGVIHRDLKPENILFDEDFCVKIADFGIACEEAYCDVLAEDPGTFRWMAPEMIKHKHYGRKVDVYSFGLVLWDMITGRVPYEDMTPIQAAFAVVDKNLRPVIPPDCPAALQALIEQCWALHPEKRPEFWQIVKVLEQFESALARDGTLDPIANLTSQDHKKRLLHWILKLKPSHVDGSGQLVPKLL from the exons ATGTGGACGGAGCTGcgcttccgaaagccgtccttgGATGTGCTTAAAGGTGTTCTCGGATCCGTGTTCCGCTCCCCCC CTTGTCTGAATCAGGGTTTCTGGGTTGCGAGGCTCTACGGCCGGAATTTTATTGGCTCCGCCTTTGATTTCGGGTGTACAATGGAGGAGGAGAGCAGCTCTTGGGTGAGGAGGGCCAAGTTCTCCCACACCGTCTGCCACCGGTTGGATTCTTCTCGGTTGCCGGCGATCCCGCTCTCCAGCCAGGCTGATTGTGATGCGGAGTTGAAGATGAATAGCTCGACTTCGGATTTTCGTAAATTGGCATCGATTTCTTCAATGACCGATCGACTGAATCAGAAGGACTCGATCCAGCATTCTTCTAGCATGCCATCGTTTCCTTTGTCGTCGCAGCCCGACAGCAATCGTGGATTCAAGCCAGCGAGGTCACGTTTAGAGAATTCTAGCTTTTCTTTTCATCCTGATCAAGATTCTAAATGGAGACCAAAGAGTTCGAGTTCAAAGTCTTCCCGTTCCTCCTCTGGTCAAGATCCTAGATTGAAGCTGAAAACTTCCAACTCTTGCGAGGTCTTGGACTCTTCTTCGGTAAGGCTCCAATTAGGTTCTGTTTCTCATAAATCAGGCCCATTATCAGATACTGAAAGGAAACCCAAACCCAAGCAGAGGTCTCTGTCTCCACTTCCAGCTACCATCCTCTCTGATGCCTTCAAAGAAGGTAGGGCTAGTGGGAGGAGATTCTCAACCCCACCACCTAGCAGGAAGGGATCAGATAATAGTATCTTTAGCAAATTGTTCTCGAGAGAAGCCCGTGATCATAATGCTCTCAAATCAAAATCACCTCCCTTGAGTCCTACTCTCGAGCACTTGTCTTCTATGAAAGCTTTGGACGAGCTCAAGAGTAAGAAGGAGAGTCCCTGGGCAAGATATTTTGACCATGGTGGAGGGAGGGTTAATGCTGTGGAGACCACCAATGAGTGGACGGTTGATCTTTCCCAGCTGTACCTTGGGCTTAGATTTGCTTCTGGAGCTCATAGTCGATTGTATCATGGTATTTATCAGGATCAACCTGTTGCAGTGAAGATTATTAGGCAACCTGATGATGATGAAAATGGTGTGATGGCTGCCAGACTGGAGAAACAGTTCACAAGAGAAGTCACCCTTCTGTCTCATCTCCACCACCGAAATGTAATTAAG CTTGCAGCAGCATGCAGAAAACCCCCAGTTTTTTGCATAATTACTGAATATCTTTCTCAAGGATCCCTAAGGGCATTCTTACGCAAGCCTGAACACAAATCCCTTCCTCTACAGAAACTTATTGCAATTGCTCTTGATATTGCTCGAGGAATGGAATACGTTCACTCACAAGGAGTTATTCACCGAGACTTGAAACCTGAGAACATTCTTTTTGATGAAGACTTCTGTGTAAAAATTGCTGACTTTGGAATAGCCTGTGAGGAGGCATATTGCGATGTATTGGCTGAGGACCCTGGAACATTTCGTTGGATGGCACCTGAGATGATCAAACACAAACATTATGGAAGGAAAGTAGATGTTTACAGCTTTGGACTGGTATTATGGGATATGATAACAGGTAGAGTCCCGTATGAGGATATGACACCCATCCAAGCTGCTTTTGCAGTGGTTGATAAG AACTTGAGACCTGTGATTCCCCCTGACTGCCCAGCAGCCTTACAAGCCTTGATCGAGCAATGCTGGGCACTGCATCCAGAGAAGAGACCTGAGTTTTGGCAGATTGTGAAGGTCTTGGAACAGTTTGAATCGGCTCTCGCTAGAGATGGCACACTGGATCCGATTGCAAACTTGACCAGCCAGGATCATAAGAAGCGGCTTCTTCATTGGATTCTCAAGCTAAAACCTTCGCATGTCGATGGCTCAGGGCAACTGGTGCCCAAATTGTTGTAA